In the genome of Colletotrichum lupini chromosome 8, complete sequence, one region contains:
- a CDS encoding DHHC zinc finger protein — translation MSQATSTKCASRWVTRIIPLIITGTSGYATYVVVAYLGVDYLYRTRGEHGAAISTITLYLFFYVLTIAAYLRTFLKIKADPGLVPLGPQAQQASRESNKKSRRRKEGDLESQPYFTGPDQDPDSPGLEGFYSKDVFTCESDGRPKWCSECRNWKPDRAHHSSEVERCVRKMDHYCPWVGGMVSETSFKFFAQFTFYCACYCAVALGQTAYCLALQVRDGTVDGRTISGVAIAGFFGLFTFLMTATSWRFILLNITNIDALRKSWVHQLAIRVPNDTRPGNSYGLITYPLPKYPQGIPTSSDATIDSETPRDRLATRTFAIVRTEPDENPWDLGYARNWTSIMGYSLIDWLLPIRGSPCANHDSMESDYEMGPFIQTLRERHGLPGPSGSSGGMEMQELRDSNR, via the exons ATGTCCCAAGCCACCAGCACGAAATGTGCCTCGCGATGGGTGACGCGCATCATCCCCCTCATCATCACTGGCACAAGCGGCTATGCTACCTACGTGGTCGTGGCCTATCTAGGCG TCGACTACCTGTATAGAACCAGGGGTGAGCATGGCGCCGCCATTTCGACAATCACCCTCTACCTCTTCTTCTACGTCCTTACGATCGCCGCCTATCTACGAACGTTCCTAAAAATCAAAGCGGACCCTGGCTTGGTACCGCTCGGCCCACAGGCACAACAAGCATCAAGAGAATCGAACAAAAAAAGCAGGCGCAGAAAGGAAGGAGACTTGGAAAGTCAGCCTTACTTCACAGGCCCCGATCAGGACCCGGACAGCCCCGGCTTGGAAGGATTCTATAGCAAGGACGTATTTACATGCGAGAGTGACGGACGGCCGAAATGGTGCTCAGAGTGCCGCAATTGGAAGCCCGATAGAGCTCATCATTCGAGCGAGGTTGAGCGATGCGTACGAAAGATGGATCACTATTGCCCCTGGGTCGGCGGCATGGTGTCGGAGACCT CATTTAAGTTCTTTGCCCAGTTCACTTTCTACTGCGCTTGTTATTGCGCAGTTGCGCTGGGCCAGACAGCCTACTGTCTAGCTTTACAGGTGCGCGATGGGACTGTGGACGGGAGAACGATCTCAGGCGTCGCCATCGCAGGTTTCTTTGGACTTTTTACATTCCTCATGACTGCGACTTCTTGGCGGTTCATTTTACTTAATATCACCAACATCGACGCCCTTCGAAAGTCCTGGGTCCATCAGCTCGCAATCAGGGTACCAAACGATACCCGGCCCGGAAATAGCTACGGCTTGATCACATATCCTCTACCAAAGTATCCACAAGGGATACCTACCTCCTCCGACGCCACCATCGATAGCGAAACTCCCCGCGATAGACTAGCTACGCGCACCTTTGCCATTGTCAGGACCGAACCAGATGAAAACCCGTGGGATCTCGGGTACGCTAGAAACTGGACGTCCATTATGGGGTATTCCTTGATCGACTGGCTTTTGCCCATACGCGGGTCACCATGCGCCAATCATGACAGCATGGAGAGTGACTACGAGATGGGCCCGTTCATACAAACGCTCAGAGAACGGCACGGTCTACCTGGCCCAAGTGGTTCATCTGGCGGAATGGAGATGCAGGAGCTGAGAGATAGCAATCGTTGA